In the genome of Desulfuromonas thiophila, the window TGTTCGTAACAGGAGGCATCGTCAAACAGCTTTTCAATATGATCCACGACCGGCTGAAGGGCCACAGCGGAAAGCTCAGGAAGATAGGGCGGCCGGTAACATTCCTTTGGCAATTGCAAAGCCAGACCTCCCTGACCGGCCATTTCCGGCAGACCACCCCGGGCAGTCACCACGACGGGCACACCATTGAGCAAGGCTTCCGCTACCACCCGGCCAGCACTTTCCCACCACAGACTCGGCGCCAGCAACAAGCGCGCCCGGCCATAAACCGGCCGCATATCCGCCGTATTGGGCGTTACCACCACATTGGTCAACTGGTCCCGCGGCTCCCCCAGCTTTTCCGTCACCTGGCGCAGCGTTTCATGCCAGGCACCGCGCGATTCGACCACCTCGAAAATGATGTCCGGCCGCCGCCGTTCCAGCAACAACGCCAAACGGATCACCAGCGCCGCACCCTTGGCCAGAGACGGATTGACAAACAACAGATGCTGACGGGTTGATTCGGCCGCCACCACCTTTGCCGGATCAACAAACAGCCCCAAAGGAACCGCCTCAATACCAAGCCGCTGGCGGTACATCCGCGCCGCCGCCTGTGAATTGGTCAGCACCAGCGCCAGATCACGAGCAAAACGCTGCTGGGTATAGTTGCCATTAGCCAGATAAAAAGCCACCGGGATACCCAGCTGCTTAGCCTCACTGGCAAGCAGCAGATCAAGGGTTTTCCCGCCATAGGTGAACACCAGATCCGGCTTGAAGGTTTCCAGCAGTTGGCGGTAGCGCATAAACCAGATGGATTCC includes:
- a CDS encoding glycosyltransferase; its protein translation is MTESLPPSGLSRRPRVLWANVFCLLDSSSGASMAVRQMLLQLQRHGYEVQILGATNFDHPRGAGVLQGHGEALKKAVGRFVTLTDESLQHVLLVTASSQRRAMQSGEESIWFMRYRQLLETFKPDLVFTYGGKTLDLLLASEAKQLGIPVAFYLANGNYTQQRFARDLALVLTNSQAAARMYRQRLGIEAVPLGLFVDPAKVVAAESTRQHLLFVNPSLAKGAALVIRLALLLERRRPDIIFEVVESRGAWHETLRQVTEKLGEPRDQLTNVVVTPNTADMRPVYGRARLLLAPSLWWESAGRVVAEALLNGVPVVVTARGGLPEMAGQGGLALQLPKECYRPPYLPELSAVALQPVVDHIEKLFDDASCYEHWCQRARQAASQHDLQCSTDRLVQALRPFLPLR